One genomic window of Micromonospora sp. WMMD1128 includes the following:
- a CDS encoding DUF4267 domain-containing protein, translating into MLSSLAYGLAIVLNLFIVFIGARFLVAPRASAAGYGVPAAEGGGDPAYLTIKGVRDLTYGLVGLALIAFTNAEAVAWFMLVVTLAPLADTVIVLRHGGTRATAFGIHFATAVVMLLDTALLFAL; encoded by the coding sequence ATGCTCAGCTCCCTCGCCTACGGGCTCGCCATCGTCCTCAACCTGTTCATCGTCTTCATCGGCGCGCGTTTCCTCGTGGCGCCCCGGGCCTCCGCCGCCGGCTACGGCGTCCCGGCGGCGGAGGGCGGAGGCGACCCCGCCTACCTCACGATCAAGGGCGTGCGCGACCTCACCTACGGCCTGGTCGGCCTCGCCCTGATCGCCTTCACCAACGCCGAAGCGGTCGCCTGGTTCATGCTCGTCGTCACGCTGGCCCCGCTCGCCGACACCGTCATCGTGCTCCGGCACGGCGGCACCCGCGCCACCGCCTTCGGCATCCACTTCGCCACCGCCGTGGTCATGCTCCTCGACACCGCCCTGCTGTTCGCCCTCTAG
- the ligD gene encoding non-homologous end-joining DNA ligase codes for MPTDRFRVDVEGRALELSNLDKVLFPKAGFTKGEVVDYYTRIAPVLLPHLRDRALTRIRFPNGVEGGSFFEKNAPAATPGWVRTENLPAPGSSKGRETIDYVVCDELPTLVWLANLAALELHTPQWKIGAHPDVMVVDLDPGAPAALKQCCQVALLMRDRLAADGIDAYPKTSGKKGMQLCCPIAGTQDAEVVSGYARGVARELEQAHPKLVVSKMAKNLRPGKIFIDWSQNNAAKTTVAPYSLRAQPVPAVSTPLTWDEVEAGAAGKRPSTRPYTAAEVLTRVAKQGDLLAPLLDGGPELPAR; via the coding sequence ATGCCGACTGACCGGTTCAGGGTCGACGTCGAGGGACGCGCGCTGGAGCTTTCGAACCTGGACAAGGTGCTCTTCCCGAAGGCGGGTTTCACCAAGGGCGAGGTGGTCGACTACTACACCCGGATCGCCCCGGTGCTGCTGCCACACCTGCGCGACCGCGCGCTCACCCGGATCCGCTTTCCCAACGGCGTCGAGGGCGGCTCGTTCTTCGAGAAGAACGCACCCGCCGCGACCCCCGGTTGGGTACGCACGGAGAACCTGCCCGCCCCCGGGTCGAGCAAGGGGCGGGAGACCATCGACTACGTGGTCTGCGACGAGTTGCCCACCCTGGTCTGGTTGGCGAACCTGGCCGCGTTGGAGCTGCACACGCCGCAGTGGAAGATCGGCGCGCACCCGGACGTGATGGTGGTCGACCTGGACCCGGGCGCCCCGGCCGCGTTGAAGCAGTGCTGCCAGGTGGCGTTGCTGATGCGTGACCGGCTGGCCGCTGACGGCATCGACGCCTACCCGAAGACGTCCGGGAAGAAGGGCATGCAACTCTGCTGCCCGATCGCCGGCACGCAGGACGCGGAGGTCGTCTCCGGTTACGCCCGGGGCGTCGCCCGGGAGCTGGAGCAGGCGCACCCGAAGCTGGTCGTGTCGAAGATGGCGAAGAACCTGCGCCCCGGCAAGATCTTCATCGACTGGAGTCAGAACAACGCGGCGAAGACGACTGTGGCGCCGTACTCGCTGCGCGCCCAGCCGGTGCCGGCCGTGTCCACGCCGTTGACCTGGGACGAGGTGGAGGCCGGCGCGGCCGGGAAGCGGCCGTCGACCCGCCCCTACACCGCCGCCGAGGTGCTCACGCGGGTGGCGAAGCAGGGTGACCTGCTGGCTCCGCTGCTCGACGGCGGTCCCGAGCTGCCCGCCCGCTGA
- the ligD gene encoding non-homologous end-joining DNA ligase, producing the protein MPGAPLKPMLAMTGQLPAGAAWAYEFKWDGVRALADISHGDRHFYARSGVEITTAYPELLNLAEQVDDALLDGEVVLFTDGQPSFTALAERMHVRNAAKAARLAATVPVTYMIFDLLRLDGVDLTPRPWRERRAALESLGLGAARWAVPPVFTDGPATYAAAGEHGLEGVMAKRADSVYRPGVRSPDWVKVKLEVTGDFVVGGWRPGARRIGGLLVGVPGPDGRLVYRGRVGGGIGAAIERELLRELEPLRAAGSPFAAGVPREDARGAIWVSPRVVVEVKYGQRTPDGRLRFPRVLRLRPDKPPEEVDDAD; encoded by the coding sequence GTGCCCGGCGCGCCGTTGAAGCCGATGCTCGCGATGACCGGGCAGCTCCCGGCGGGTGCCGCGTGGGCGTACGAGTTCAAGTGGGACGGGGTCCGCGCGCTCGCCGACATCTCCCACGGCGACCGGCACTTCTACGCCCGGTCCGGGGTCGAGATCACCACCGCGTACCCGGAACTGCTCAACCTGGCCGAGCAGGTCGACGACGCGCTGCTCGACGGCGAGGTGGTGCTCTTCACCGACGGGCAGCCGTCGTTCACCGCGCTGGCCGAGCGGATGCACGTGCGTAATGCGGCGAAAGCGGCGCGGCTCGCGGCGACCGTACCCGTCACGTACATGATCTTCGACCTGTTGCGGCTCGACGGCGTGGATCTGACCCCCCGGCCGTGGCGGGAGCGGCGGGCGGCGCTGGAGTCGCTCGGGTTGGGCGCCGCCCGGTGGGCGGTGCCGCCGGTCTTCACCGACGGCCCGGCCACCTACGCGGCGGCGGGCGAGCACGGGCTGGAGGGGGTGATGGCCAAGCGGGCCGACTCCGTCTACCGGCCCGGGGTGCGCTCGCCGGACTGGGTGAAGGTCAAGTTGGAGGTAACCGGCGACTTCGTGGTCGGCGGTTGGCGGCCCGGCGCGCGCCGGATCGGCGGGCTGCTCGTCGGCGTGCCGGGGCCGGACGGGCGGCTGGTCTACCGGGGGCGGGTCGGCGGCGGGATCGGCGCGGCGATCGAGCGGGAGCTGCTACGCGAGTTGGAACCGCTGCGTGCCGCCGGTTCGCCGTTCGCCGCCGGAGTGCCGCGCGAGGATGCGCGGGGCGCGATCTGGGTATCACCCCGGGTCGTGGTGGAGGTCAAGTACGGCCAGCGCACCCCGGACGGCCGGCTGCGCTTTCCGCGGGTCCTGCGCCTGCGCCCGGACAAGCCGCCCGAGGAGGTCGACGATGCCGACTGA